The following are from one region of the Phormidium sp. PBR-2020 genome:
- a CDS encoding tetratricopeptide repeat protein — protein sequence MNIFLSSNLQFKLSHLKDRINKKKGALQVYFRRIGVRLNPQNPWSYYHLAKALLKLKKWKEAESFYRKTLEINPDIALAHHELGDILQKHKQWLDAVNCYRQAIKHNDQFSWSFHNLGDALKELEQWHDAAEAYRQASERHPDFFETHSHLGDVLLRLQDWQGAVAAYRQALALNPEHFDSLYNLAGALEQLGDRPAVADTYLKLIPLKPAFPWYYYSFFWKTLQSENRLTDAEAAYQQALAVDTNNIEIYINLGDTLIHQKRIPDSLPYYEKALDIKLSRHYPSLLETRTNNPSFQCKANRLDFIILGAQKAGTSSLYAYMAQHPDIVPALRKEVEFWSWKFYRGLDWYFAHFPQIPEGSHLQTGEACPGYLDFHETAERLREALPNIKLIVLLRNPVDRAISHYHHWVRRNQESLPFEEAIEAKIQEIEEKGRVWRIHSNYIARGVYVEFLKHWFSVFPREQFLILKSEEFYENPGESLKQVYEFIGLPDFQLSCYKKYNSGQYSPAEEATRQKISEFYKPYNQELSEFLGADFTWNC from the coding sequence ATGAATATTTTTCTATCATCAAATCTTCAATTCAAGTTGAGTCACCTTAAAGATAGAATCAACAAAAAGAAAGGGGCTTTGCAGGTCTATTTCAGAAGAATTGGCGTTCGGTTAAACCCTCAGAATCCTTGGTCGTATTACCATCTTGCCAAAGCCCTTTTAAAACTCAAGAAGTGGAAAGAGGCTGAGAGTTTTTATCGAAAAACTCTTGAGATCAATCCCGATATTGCACTAGCACACCATGAGTTGGGGGACATCTTACAAAAGCATAAACAATGGTTAGACGCGGTAAACTGCTATCGGCAAGCCATTAAACACAATGACCAATTTTCCTGGTCATTTCATAATCTCGGTGATGCCCTCAAGGAACTCGAACAGTGGCATGATGCCGCTGAAGCCTATCGTCAAGCTTCTGAACGTCATCCTGACTTCTTTGAAACCCATAGTCATCTCGGGGATGTCCTCCTGCGTCTTCAGGATTGGCAAGGGGCTGTTGCCGCCTATCGCCAGGCATTAGCCCTGAATCCTGAACACTTTGATAGTTTATATAACTTAGCGGGGGCCCTTGAACAGTTGGGCGATCGCCCCGCCGTTGCCGACACCTACCTGAAGCTGATTCCCCTCAAACCCGCTTTTCCCTGGTACTATTACTCATTTTTCTGGAAAACGCTCCAGTCAGAAAACCGACTCACAGATGCTGAGGCGGCCTATCAACAGGCCTTAGCCGTTGATACAAACAACATCGAAATTTACATTAACCTCGGTGATACCCTTATTCATCAAAAGCGGATTCCTGATTCACTGCCTTACTATGAAAAGGCACTCGACATCAAGTTAAGCCGTCATTATCCGTCTCTTCTAGAAACCCGTACAAACAACCCTTCATTTCAATGTAAAGCCAATCGGCTAGATTTCATCATTTTAGGGGCCCAGAAAGCTGGAACCAGTTCCCTCTATGCCTATATGGCTCAACATCCAGACATTGTACCAGCGTTACGCAAAGAAGTCGAGTTTTGGTCTTGGAAGTTCTATCGAGGCTTAGACTGGTATTTCGCCCATTTCCCCCAAATTCCTGAAGGCTCTCACTTACAAACCGGAGAAGCCTGTCCAGGTTATTTAGACTTTCATGAAACCGCTGAACGACTCCGGGAGGCCTTGCCGAACATCAAATTAATCGTTTTACTTCGCAATCCCGTGGATCGAGCCATTTCCCATTATCATCATTGGGTACGTCGTAACCAAGAATCGTTACCATTCGAGGAAGCCATTGAGGCAAAAATTCAAGAAATTGAAGAGAAGGGACGAGTTTGGCGCATTCACAGTAACTATATTGCCCGAGGGGTCTATGTAGAATTTCTCAAACATTGGTTCTCGGTCTTTCCTCGGGAGCAGTTTTTAATTCTCAAAAGTGAAGAGTTTTATGAAAATCCTGGAGAGTCATTAAAGCAAGTTTATGAGTTTATTGGTTTACCTGATTTTCAACTCAGTTGCTATAAAAAATATAACTCGGGGCAGTACTCTCCAGCAGAAGAAGCCACACGCCAAAAAATTTCTGAGTTTTATAAACCCTACAATCAGGAGTTGAGCGAATTTTTGGGAGCCGATTTTACTTGGAATTGTTAG
- a CDS encoding glycosyltransferase, with the protein MVQISVILPVYNGVSTITDTINSVLGQTFQEFELIVIDDGSTDDTVSVIKTIKDDRLQIHQFENAGQGESRNRGAALAQGEYLSFIDADDLWTPDKLESQWQALQTHPQAAVAYSWTDHINEKNQFFRAGPHLTFSGDVYKKLIISDFVGSGSNVLIRKAAFDEVGGFAPHLTPAEDWDLWVRLAARYEFVVVPQVHILYRTLTTSSSFNLAKMEASSLQVMERIFAQAPPELQGLSQLCRGHRYKYLTYKALDLTPQRQRARAAFRFLALALWYDPSLWRRRVIWKVILRATITVVFPRTWVISLLKQQPKPFDIEALLFHIRFET; encoded by the coding sequence ATGGTTCAAATTTCCGTGATTCTCCCGGTGTACAATGGAGTCTCAACTATCACTGACACGATCAATTCGGTCTTAGGGCAAACCTTTCAAGAATTTGAGTTGATTGTCATCGATGATGGCTCAACAGATGACACCGTCTCTGTGATTAAGACCATCAAAGACGATCGCCTTCAGATTCATCAGTTTGAGAATGCTGGACAAGGCGAAAGCCGTAATCGCGGCGCAGCTCTGGCTCAGGGCGAATATCTCTCATTTATTGATGCCGATGATTTATGGACTCCCGATAAACTAGAGTCCCAATGGCAGGCCTTACAAACCCATCCTCAGGCTGCCGTTGCCTATAGTTGGACGGATCATATTAATGAGAAGAACCAGTTTTTTAGGGCCGGTCCCCATTTAACCTTTTCCGGCGATGTCTACAAAAAGCTGATCATCAGTGATTTTGTCGGTAGTGGTTCCAATGTCCTCATCCGTAAGGCCGCCTTTGATGAGGTTGGCGGGTTTGCTCCCCATCTCACCCCGGCGGAAGATTGGGACCTCTGGGTACGCTTAGCGGCTCGGTATGAGTTTGTTGTTGTCCCACAGGTGCATATTCTCTATCGAACGCTCACCACGTCCTCCTCGTTTAATTTAGCGAAGATGGAAGCCTCAAGTTTGCAAGTGATGGAGCGAATTTTTGCCCAGGCTCCCCCAGAGTTACAGGGATTATCTCAACTCTGTCGCGGTCACCGTTATAAGTATTTAACCTATAAAGCTCTCGATTTAACCCCGCAACGACAACGGGCCAGGGCCGCATTCCGCTTTTTGGCTCTCGCGCTTTGGTATGACCCCAGTCTTTGGCGGCGGCGTGTCATTTGGAAGGTGATCTTACGAGCCACGATTACGGTGGTGTTTCCTCGGACTTGGGTCATTTCCCTGCTGAAGCAGCAACCTAAGCCATTTGATATTGAGGCGTTACTGTTTCATATCCGCTTTGAGACCTGA
- a CDS encoding sulfotransferase domain-containing protein, with protein MSKPKIWESLTTLFKKSPPSSPEDELEAAAAYQAANQPEAAAETYLKILSHYPDQSWWYNISLWESLEQTERLDRAIAILGQANQPSNSVHPITALNLAEALTRQGDYPAAMTHYQSASYAKFSKSYQQLVETAWTKTPLSPQFIIIGAAKSGTSALYSYLASHPNVLPAVVKEINFWSYRFQNGLPWYQSHFPAISETIALQQGLVTGEASPSYFAHPEAPQRLKQAYPNIRLIVSLRNPVERTISHYYDRVRRHQEVRPLAQAIDDSLSGNFNHPAEVKLAHNYLQQSCYSDNLKAWYSHFDSRQIYVIKSEDLLDQPATTSQLSQYRKYNVGNYNSSISKLDRESEDKVKAQLRDYFQEDTKQLQNIIGTVLTW; from the coding sequence TTGAGCAAACCGAAGATCTGGGAATCCTTAACCACACTTTTTAAGAAGTCACCACCGTCTTCCCCAGAAGATGAACTGGAAGCAGCGGCGGCCTATCAGGCTGCTAATCAGCCAGAAGCGGCAGCTGAGACGTATTTAAAGATCCTCAGCCATTATCCAGACCAAAGCTGGTGGTATAACATCTCACTCTGGGAGTCACTTGAGCAGACGGAGCGATTAGACAGGGCGATCGCCATCCTAGGCCAAGCCAATCAACCGTCTAACTCGGTTCACCCCATCACTGCCCTCAATCTTGCCGAAGCACTCACACGCCAAGGGGACTACCCCGCCGCTATGACGCACTACCAATCGGCCAGTTATGCGAAATTTTCCAAATCCTATCAGCAATTAGTCGAAACCGCTTGGACTAAAACTCCCTTATCGCCCCAATTTATTATTATTGGTGCTGCCAAATCGGGGACGAGTGCTCTCTATAGCTATCTGGCTTCCCATCCCAACGTTTTACCGGCTGTTGTTAAGGAAATCAACTTTTGGTCTTATCGCTTTCAGAACGGCTTACCTTGGTATCAATCTCATTTTCCCGCCATCTCGGAAACCATTGCCTTACAGCAAGGATTGGTCACAGGAGAAGCGAGTCCCAGTTACTTCGCGCATCCCGAGGCGCCCCAACGACTCAAACAGGCGTATCCCAACATTCGTCTAATCGTCAGCTTGCGGAACCCCGTAGAACGAACCATCTCTCACTATTATGATCGAGTTCGCCGTCATCAAGAAGTGCGGCCCTTGGCACAGGCTATTGACGACAGTTTATCCGGTAATTTCAACCATCCCGCTGAGGTGAAACTTGCTCATAACTATCTTCAACAAAGTTGCTATAGTGATAATCTAAAAGCTTGGTACTCTCACTTTGACTCCAGACAAATTTATGTTATAAAGAGTGAGGACTTACTGGATCAACCCGCCACCACAAGTCAATTGAGTCAATACCGAAAATATAATGTAGGAAACTATAACTCATCTATCTCTAAATTAGATCGTGAGTCTGAGGACAAAGTTAAGGCTCAACTACGAGACTATTTTCAGGAGGATACTAAGCAACTTCAAAATATAATTGGAACAGTCTTAACCTGGTAG
- a CDS encoding SH3 domain-containing protein — MKFLQVVPSLLGLVLLSLLGGCGLEPTTTPDGDQSQADSPTTEERPEPTPTPEPTPEPTPTPEPTPEPTPTPEPTPTPTPTPTPTPAPTPTPAPTPGTPQAAQVEVLRCNTRMARVDDPTAPLNVRSQPQVAEGNIVGQLDDRVWVTITGEESGWWRISDPEQGWISKNLTDSTCTELVAQLTFPANATTVRLSDRILGAGFHEYRLEAMAQQTMTITAVNDTPLPFVRAPNGREITDAAGMQGRRSWTGQLPSSGEYILEYNSNFQGFEYETLIEIR, encoded by the coding sequence ATGAAGTTTTTACAGGTTGTGCCATCGTTACTCGGGCTTGTCCTCCTGAGTCTTCTGGGGGGCTGTGGTTTGGAGCCAACGACAACCCCGGACGGGGATCAATCTCAAGCCGATTCCCCAACAACCGAAGAACGCCCGGAACCCACTCCAACTCCAGAACCCACCCCAGAACCCACTCCAACTCCAGAACCCACCCCAGAACCCACCCCAACTCCAGAACCCACTCCAACTCCTACGCCCACTCCAACTCCAACACCCGCCCCGACTCCAACACCCGCCCCGACTCCAGGAACTCCTCAAGCGGCTCAGGTGGAGGTGCTTCGTTGCAATACGAGGATGGCTCGGGTGGATGATCCGACGGCTCCCTTGAACGTGCGATCGCAGCCTCAGGTGGCGGAGGGGAACATTGTCGGACAGCTCGATGACCGGGTTTGGGTGACAATTACCGGGGAAGAGTCAGGCTGGTGGAGGATTTCTGATCCTGAACAGGGCTGGATTTCTAAAAATCTGACCGATAGTACTTGCACTGAACTGGTGGCGCAACTAACGTTCCCAGCCAATGCAACAACAGTTCGCCTGAGCGATCGCATTTTGGGGGCTGGCTTCCATGAATATCGCCTGGAGGCGATGGCCCAACAGACGATGACCATCACGGCTGTGAATGATACTCCCCTACCCTTTGTCCGCGCTCCCAATGGTCGAGAAATCACCGATGCGGCCGGGATGCAAGGACGGAGGAGTTGGACGGGGCAGCTCCCGAGCAGTGGCGAGTATATTTTAGAGTACAACTCCAATTTCCAGGGCTTTGAGTATGAAACCCTGATTGAGATTCGTTAA
- a CDS encoding ABC transporter ATP-binding protein/permease, protein MRTRQLLNFESERVLHLGRAMAIVWKSGPWWTVARTSITIVKSCIPITRLYIMKMLLDTITMGFDADNPQDAFRRITPLVIAMGVVNLAAALLTSVGRLVNQYQQQVVSDRLYEIIHDKAIAVDLEHYENPAYYDILERARNQANSVPLQLLNRLEQIGSNLVQLATMGTTLLTFNWLIGGVLVIPVIPRILVRLAFVREIHAWLQRRTATQREASYYNSLLVSENYAKEIRLFQLGELFSRRFRKLRWRLREERLQIALRRASADFFTTIIAVIATWGIYAYIAFQTVQGNITVGDLVLYNQAFRKAYDALWQVLQGVAGLYDDNRYLSYLFEFLNIKPRIVDPESPKPIPRPMKQGIYFKNVYFNYPNSQREAIKNASFHLEPGEVIALVGENGSGKTTLIKLLCRLYDPTEGSVEIDGIDVREMKVRELRQQISVIFQDYAKYHLTARENIWLGNLECPSDDERIIKAAQRSGADDVIQSLPLAYDNLLGKRFETGEELSIGQWQKVSIARAFLRDSQVIVLDEPTSALDPKAEYEVFKKFRELLEGQSAVLITHRLSTVKMADRIYVLDKGCIVESGSHDELIAMQGLYATLFETQARNYR, encoded by the coding sequence ATGCGTACCCGTCAACTCCTCAACTTTGAATCCGAACGTGTCCTGCACCTGGGACGGGCCATGGCGATTGTCTGGAAGAGTGGCCCCTGGTGGACCGTAGCTCGTACCAGCATCACCATCGTCAAAAGCTGCATCCCGATCACGCGGCTGTACATCATGAAGATGCTCCTGGATACCATCACCATGGGGTTTGATGCCGATAACCCCCAGGATGCCTTTCGTCGCATTACTCCTCTGGTGATTGCCATGGGTGTGGTGAACCTGGCGGCCGCACTTTTAACGTCCGTTGGTCGGCTCGTCAATCAATATCAGCAACAAGTCGTCTCCGATCGCCTCTACGAAATTATCCACGACAAAGCCATCGCCGTCGATTTGGAGCATTACGAAAATCCCGCCTACTATGACATCCTGGAACGGGCCCGCAACCAAGCCAATAGTGTCCCCTTACAATTACTGAATCGCCTCGAACAGATTGGCAGTAACCTCGTTCAACTTGCCACCATGGGGACGACGTTACTCACCTTCAACTGGCTCATTGGTGGGGTCTTAGTCATTCCCGTCATTCCTCGGATTCTCGTGCGCCTAGCCTTCGTTCGTGAAATTCACGCCTGGTTACAACGCCGCACCGCCACCCAACGCGAAGCCTCCTACTATAACAGCCTACTGGTCAGCGAAAACTACGCCAAAGAAATTCGGCTCTTTCAACTTGGAGAATTGTTTTCGCGTCGCTTCCGAAAATTGCGCTGGCGACTCCGGGAAGAACGACTGCAAATTGCCCTGCGTCGTGCTTCTGCCGACTTCTTTACCACCATTATTGCCGTGATCGCAACCTGGGGCATCTACGCCTATATTGCGTTTCAAACTGTCCAAGGCAACATTACCGTTGGCGACTTAGTTCTCTATAATCAAGCCTTCCGAAAAGCCTATGATGCCCTCTGGCAAGTCCTTCAGGGTGTCGCCGGACTTTATGATGATAACCGCTATCTCTCCTACCTGTTTGAATTTCTCAACATCAAACCCAGAATTGTCGATCCCGAATCTCCTAAACCCATTCCCCGTCCCATGAAGCAAGGGATCTATTTCAAAAACGTTTATTTCAACTACCCCAACAGTCAGCGAGAAGCGATCAAAAACGCCTCCTTTCATCTCGAACCGGGTGAAGTCATTGCCCTGGTCGGAGAAAATGGCTCCGGTAAAACCACCCTCATCAAACTGTTGTGTCGTCTTTATGATCCCACAGAAGGCAGCGTTGAGATTGACGGCATTGATGTGCGAGAGATGAAAGTTCGGGAACTGCGCCAGCAAATTAGCGTCATTTTCCAAGATTACGCTAAATATCACTTGACCGCTCGGGAAAATATCTGGCTCGGGAACCTTGAATGTCCCTCCGATGATGAACGAATTATTAAAGCGGCTCAGCGTTCTGGAGCTGATGACGTGATTCAAAGCTTACCTTTAGCCTATGACAACTTACTGGGGAAACGCTTTGAAACAGGAGAAGAACTCAGTATTGGTCAATGGCAAAAAGTGTCCATTGCTCGGGCCTTCCTGCGTGATTCTCAGGTGATTGTCTTGGATGAACCCACCTCTGCCTTAGACCCTAAAGCAGAATATGAAGTGTTTAAAAAATTCCGAGAACTCCTAGAAGGACAATCAGCAGTTCTCATTACTCACCGACTGTCAACCGTAAAAATGGCTGACCGCATTTATGTGTTAGACAAAGGCTGTATTGTAGAAAGTGGCTCCCATGATGAATTGATTGCTATGCAAGGACTCTATGCCACCTTATTTGAAACTCAGGCTCGTAACTATCGTTAG
- a CDS encoding diheme cytochrome C — MSAPRPSFRLKPRVSPLAKTQQRRRPSPLIWGLLVLLWSVGLGWGLAGVGRSQTRDLWQAPHIGTVDPIPERYQTGQALYLEACASCHIGVPPAVFPTETWRTLLLDENHYGQRIEVLPSPQIHIVWDYLQTFSRPKTAATESAPFRFRSSRPFAALHPGVDLPRPVDLNSCSTCHPQIDNFDVRTLTQDWTNE; from the coding sequence ATGTCGGCTCCTCGCCCTTCCTTTCGGCTCAAGCCACGGGTTTCCCCCTTAGCCAAAACCCAACAGCGGCGACGTCCGTCTCCTCTCATCTGGGGACTGCTGGTGCTGTTATGGTCTGTCGGGTTAGGCTGGGGTCTGGCGGGCGTGGGGCGATCGCAGACTCGGGATCTTTGGCAGGCCCCTCACATTGGCACCGTCGATCCCATCCCCGAGCGTTACCAGACGGGACAAGCCCTCTATCTCGAAGCCTGTGCCTCCTGTCACATCGGGGTTCCACCCGCCGTGTTCCCCACAGAAACCTGGCGTACGTTGCTCTTAGATGAAAACCACTACGGGCAACGGATTGAAGTCTTACCCTCTCCTCAGATTCATATTGTCTGGGACTATCTACAAACCTTTTCTCGTCCCAAAACCGCCGCAACTGAGTCGGCTCCTTTTCGGTTTCGCTCCTCCCGTCCCTTTGCCGCCCTACATCCCGGTGTAGACTTGCCTCGTCCAGTGGATCTCAACAGTTGTAGCACCTGTCATCCCCAAATTGACAACTTTGATGTACGAACCCTAACTCAGGATTGGACTAATGAGTAA
- a CDS encoding glycosyltransferase family 4 protein codes for MDILIYAYNYHPEPIGIAPLMTELAEGLVQRGHRVRVVTGMPNYPQRQIYEGYRGKLYITEERNGVKIQRCFVWVRPKPGLVDRILLETSFVGTSFIQAVNGSRPDVILLTVPPLPASVPATVFKWLQRCPVVLNLQDVLPEAAVVAGLLTNKSLIRVFESLERFSYRYANQIAAISDGFVENLINKGVSPDKITLIPNWVDTDFIRPLPKDTNSFRREQGLEEKFIVLYSGNIALTQGLETLIQAAALLLDVPEIAVVIVGEERALGALRDRRDELGATNVKLLPFQPRERLPEMLSAANVGMVMQKKTVIAINMPSKIQVLLASGLPILASVPDQGTAARAVKQSGGGWVVAPEDPEAIAQSIRQLHSDPEQVAQLGQQGRQYALDNYAFSEALDRYEALFQQVIEQA; via the coding sequence ATGGATATTCTCATCTACGCTTATAACTATCATCCTGAACCGATTGGCATTGCGCCCCTGATGACAGAACTCGCGGAAGGACTCGTGCAACGGGGACATCGAGTGCGGGTGGTGACAGGAATGCCCAACTACCCCCAACGGCAAATCTATGAGGGCTATCGGGGCAAACTCTACATCACCGAGGAACGCAACGGCGTTAAAATTCAGCGTTGTTTTGTCTGGGTGCGTCCTAAACCGGGACTTGTCGATCGCATCCTCCTCGAAACCAGTTTTGTGGGAACCAGTTTTATCCAAGCGGTTAATGGCAGTCGCCCGGATGTTATCTTACTCACCGTTCCTCCCCTACCCGCATCAGTTCCCGCCACAGTTTTTAAATGGCTGCAACGCTGTCCTGTCGTCTTGAACTTACAAGATGTGCTGCCGGAAGCGGCGGTCGTCGCTGGATTATTGACCAACAAATCCCTCATTCGTGTCTTTGAATCCTTAGAGCGCTTCTCCTATCGCTACGCCAATCAAATCGCCGCCATTTCTGATGGCTTTGTGGAGAACTTAATTAATAAAGGAGTCAGTCCTGATAAAATCACCCTAATTCCCAATTGGGTGGATACCGATTTTATTCGTCCTTTGCCTAAAGACACTAATTCTTTTCGGCGAGAACAGGGACTTGAGGAGAAATTCATAGTACTTTATTCAGGAAACATTGCCCTCACCCAAGGCTTAGAAACCCTGATTCAAGCAGCCGCGTTGTTATTAGATGTCCCCGAAATTGCCGTGGTGATTGTTGGAGAAGAACGGGCTTTAGGGGCCTTGCGCGATCGCCGGGATGAACTTGGTGCCACCAATGTCAAACTATTACCCTTTCAACCTCGCGAACGCCTCCCTGAGATGCTCTCCGCTGCCAATGTGGGCATGGTGATGCAGAAAAAAACTGTGATTGCCATTAATATGCCCTCTAAAATTCAGGTGTTACTGGCCAGTGGACTGCCGATTTTAGCCTCCGTTCCCGATCAGGGAACCGCCGCCCGGGCCGTCAAACAAAGTGGTGGGGGTTGGGTGGTAGCCCCAGAAGATCCCGAGGCCATCGCCCAGTCCATCCGCCAATTGCACAGTGATCCTGAGCAGGTGGCACAACTCGGCCAACAGGGGCGACAGTATGCCCTAGATAACTATGCCTTCAGTGAAGCCCTCGATCGCTATGAAGCCCTCTTCCAACAGGTGATTGAGCAAGCTTAA
- a CDS encoding sulfotransferase — MIATKIKEKITLLGCHLKLKLGYQAEGAARWLLQFYQHQDDLEGVLRVYEPAIALNWDDNKLLLGCADFLCQRQQDHAAIFLYQRITDLSPSNFLAHRTLGDILVKQKRWQEAEQAYRQAIQLLNSPSLFLYRKLAKTLAQQQRWSEALGVYEQGWDCEHHSDKDLQVCKAQIDKGCETWETYELLFQTLAEAKQWTGAIAAWWKAVQLNPYEGWWWYERCLNLSKKYNKLEGLEHLFREKFANNHGELDLGLNLSTVLEEQGRMEEVYATHQVIANHKLKQRCPDLLPHTSLNPPNIDFTVIGAQKTGTSSLYYYLEEHPDIALSIKKELHFWSLHYQKGKDWYLSHFLPIPEGKSWVTGEASPTYLNSPKAAERMYRAFPEMKLIVLLRNPVDRAISHYHHWVRFKKEFRPLEVALNEQLNNLPDWDDELAIRNHYIARSCYSQFLPRWLNYFPRKNFLVLASEAFQAERSQVLQDIHSFLEIPRRPLENPEYYNVGDYQFSNPSLQQDLEDFYQPYNQQLEKLLEQSFPWTKTPETS; from the coding sequence ATGATTGCAACTAAAATTAAGGAAAAAATCACTCTATTAGGCTGTCATCTCAAACTCAAATTGGGATACCAAGCAGAGGGCGCTGCTCGATGGCTTTTACAGTTTTACCAACACCAGGATGACCTAGAGGGAGTTTTAAGAGTCTATGAGCCGGCGATCGCTCTGAATTGGGACGATAATAAACTTTTGCTCGGATGTGCCGATTTTTTGTGCCAAAGGCAACAAGATCATGCCGCAATTTTTCTATACCAACGGATTACTGACCTTAGTCCTTCTAATTTTTTAGCCCATCGGACATTAGGCGATATCTTGGTGAAGCAAAAACGCTGGCAAGAGGCAGAACAGGCATACCGCCAAGCAATTCAATTGCTGAATTCTCCCTCCCTTTTTCTCTATCGAAAACTGGCAAAAACCTTAGCACAACAGCAACGATGGTCCGAAGCACTAGGGGTCTATGAACAGGGTTGGGACTGCGAACATCACAGTGATAAAGACTTGCAAGTTTGTAAAGCTCAAATCGATAAAGGTTGTGAGACCTGGGAGACCTATGAATTGTTATTTCAAACCTTAGCCGAGGCGAAGCAATGGACTGGGGCGATCGCCGCTTGGTGGAAAGCAGTTCAACTCAATCCGTATGAAGGATGGTGGTGGTATGAACGTTGCTTAAACCTCTCAAAAAAATATAATAAATTAGAGGGATTAGAACACTTATTTCGAGAAAAGTTTGCTAACAATCATGGAGAGCTAGACCTTGGCTTAAATCTAAGCACTGTTCTCGAAGAGCAAGGCCGTATGGAAGAGGTCTATGCAACCCATCAAGTCATTGCCAATCATAAGCTTAAACAACGTTGCCCTGACCTTTTACCGCATACTTCTCTGAATCCACCCAATATTGACTTCACCGTCATCGGCGCTCAGAAAACCGGAACCTCGTCACTCTACTATTACTTAGAAGAGCATCCAGATATTGCCCTTTCCATCAAAAAAGAACTTCATTTTTGGTCTCTCCATTATCAGAAGGGCAAAGATTGGTATCTATCACACTTTTTACCGATTCCAGAAGGTAAATCTTGGGTTACCGGGGAAGCCAGTCCCACCTATCTTAATTCCCCCAAAGCTGCCGAGCGTATGTATCGAGCCTTTCCCGAGATGAAACTCATTGTGTTACTCCGCAATCCGGTCGATCGTGCTATTTCTCATTATCACCACTGGGTCCGATTCAAGAAAGAATTTCGCCCTCTCGAAGTTGCCTTAAACGAGCAACTTAACAATCTCCCAGACTGGGACGACGAACTAGCAATTCGCAATCATTATATTGCTCGAAGTTGCTATAGCCAATTTTTACCCCGTTGGCTCAACTATTTTCCCCGAAAAAATTTTCTGGTGCTGGCGAGTGAGGCTTTTCAAGCTGAGCGATCGCAAGTTTTGCAAGACATTCACAGCTTCCTAGAGATTCCTAGGCGACCCTTAGAAAACCCAGAATACTATAATGTCGGAGACTATCAGTTTTCCAATCCCAGCCTTCAACAAGACCTCGAAGACTTTTATCAACCTTATAACCAACAACTAGAAAAACTTCTCGAACAGTCTTTTCCCTGGACTAAAACTCCAGAGACCTCTTAA